The Desulfosporosinus acidiphilus SJ4 genome has a window encoding:
- a CDS encoding acyl-CoA dehydrogenase family protein yields the protein MSNLPKGGSFLFEETNPQDIFTPEDFTLEHKMIYRTAAGFVTDNVLARMEELEAKKEGLNRELLKAAGDLGLNGADIAEDYGGTEMDKISTTIIAECMGRAGSFAMTQGGQTGIGSMPIVMFGTHEQKKKYLPGIATGDLIGAYALTEPGAGSDAMSAKTRADLSPDGKYYILNGTKQFITNSAMADIFIVYAKIDGDKFSAFIVDGDSKGLSTGAEEKKMGIKGSSTRPLILEDVHVPAENLLFEGGRGHVVAFNILNLGRYKLAANSVGNAKYALELAASYANERKQFGTPIANFGLIKEKLAEMAIKVYVTESMVYRTGGLLENMMNSLDTSGEDGGRVAAKGIEEYALECSMNKVFATEALAYVVDEGVQIHGGYGFSSEYTIERLYRDARIYRIFEGTNEINRVLIPTTLLRRADKGDIPLQETVDQLLKKIESGSIVREGEAGMVQAAKDIFLLIFGSALQKYGKALSKQQELLGRLADMGIQVFALESAWLRAQKSLLNEGEEQAKLKLTMARAFLNSSLGHLEYLAKETLAALVNGKDLENLLNNLQKVTNHKLQNIIALRQEIAAAISENGKYIV from the coding sequence ATGAGCAATTTACCAAAAGGCGGTAGTTTTCTTTTCGAGGAAACAAATCCCCAAGATATATTTACCCCCGAAGATTTCACTTTGGAACATAAAATGATATACAGGACAGCAGCCGGTTTTGTTACGGATAATGTCTTAGCGAGAATGGAAGAACTTGAAGCGAAAAAAGAAGGTCTTAATAGGGAACTTCTCAAGGCTGCCGGGGACTTAGGACTTAACGGTGCCGATATAGCAGAGGACTATGGCGGCACTGAAATGGATAAAATTAGTACAACTATTATTGCCGAATGTATGGGGCGAGCAGGTTCTTTCGCTATGACCCAAGGTGGACAAACGGGGATTGGAAGCATGCCTATCGTTATGTTCGGCACTCATGAACAAAAGAAAAAATATTTGCCGGGAATAGCCACCGGTGATCTTATTGGAGCTTATGCTTTGACGGAACCGGGGGCGGGGTCGGATGCTATGTCGGCCAAAACAAGGGCTGATTTAAGTCCTGATGGCAAGTATTATATTCTGAACGGAACAAAGCAGTTTATTACAAATTCGGCGATGGCTGATATATTTATTGTTTACGCGAAAATTGATGGAGATAAGTTTTCGGCCTTTATTGTTGACGGAGATTCCAAGGGGTTATCGACCGGGGCTGAAGAGAAGAAAATGGGCATAAAAGGCTCTTCAACTAGGCCCTTGATCCTTGAAGACGTCCATGTTCCCGCAGAAAACTTACTATTTGAAGGGGGACGGGGTCATGTCGTAGCTTTTAATATTTTGAACTTAGGACGCTATAAACTTGCGGCCAATTCGGTAGGCAATGCTAAATATGCCCTTGAATTAGCAGCCTCCTATGCTAATGAACGTAAGCAATTTGGGACCCCTATCGCTAACTTTGGCTTGATTAAAGAAAAATTGGCTGAAATGGCTATCAAAGTTTACGTGACGGAAAGCATGGTTTATCGAACTGGTGGTCTTCTGGAAAACATGATGAACAGCTTAGATACTTCTGGCGAAGACGGAGGACGGGTTGCTGCCAAAGGGATTGAGGAGTATGCGTTAGAATGTTCAATGAATAAGGTGTTCGCTACTGAAGCTTTAGCATACGTTGTTGATGAAGGAGTCCAAATTCACGGCGGTTACGGATTCAGTTCTGAATATACTATCGAACGACTCTATAGAGACGCACGAATTTATAGGATTTTTGAAGGAACTAATGAAATAAACAGAGTATTAATCCCCACAACACTTTTGCGCCGTGCAGATAAGGGGGATATACCCCTTCAAGAGACCGTTGACCAGCTGTTGAAAAAAATAGAATCCGGAAGTATCGTCAGAGAAGGGGAAGCGGGAATGGTGCAGGCAGCGAAGGACATCTTTCTCCTGATATTTGGCAGCGCTCTTCAGAAGTATGGAAAAGCGCTGTCGAAACAGCAAGAACTATTGGGCAGATTAGCAGATATGGGAATTCAAGTATTTGCTCTTGAAAGCGCATGGCTTAGAGCTCAAAAATCTCTGCTTAACGAGGGCGAGGAGCAGGCTAAGCTGAAACTAACCATGGCGAGGGCTTTCCTTAATTCTAGCCTTGGACATTTAGAGTATCTTGCTAAAGAAACATTGGCTGCCCTTGTTAATGGAAAGGATTTAGAAAATCTGCTGAATAATTTACAAAAAGTAACAAACCACAAACTTCAAAACATAATCGCATTAAGGCAGGAGATTGCTGCCGCTATTTCAGAAAACGGAAAATATATTGTTTAA
- a CDS encoding universal stress protein produces the protein MSQIFKVLLYSDGSRQSFSAAVYTAALLKKIPNMYLSIVEVQERDESHAVSDVNWRDYWFINSASEWKRIVIDDADQVVKKHSEKILHETEKIFLENEKNINYQIIYSNPSISETVEALVSYAALRSFRLIIMGTRGLTSMQGLILGCLAHNLLNKSSIPVLLVKKLPQEFIDSFCLK, from the coding sequence ATGAGCCAGATATTCAAAGTGCTGCTTTACTCCGACGGTTCACGACAGTCATTTTCAGCAGCCGTATATACGGCAGCTCTCTTAAAAAAAATACCCAATATGTATTTATCAATTGTTGAAGTTCAAGAAAGAGATGAAAGCCATGCTGTTTCAGACGTAAATTGGAGAGACTATTGGTTTATTAATTCGGCCTCTGAGTGGAAAAGAATTGTGATTGATGATGCAGATCAAGTTGTTAAGAAACATTCCGAAAAAATCCTTCACGAGACCGAAAAAATATTCCTAGAGAATGAGAAAAACATTAATTACCAAATCATTTACAGTAACCCTAGTATTTCTGAAACAGTGGAAGCGCTTGTTAGCTACGCTGCTCTGAGGTCTTTTAGGCTTATCATAATGGGAACGAGAGGACTTACATCGATGCAGGGTCTAATTCTTGGTTGTTTGGCACATAATCTTCTCAATAAGTCTTCAATTCCAGTTTTGTTAGTAAAAAAGCTTCCACAGGAATTTATTGATAGTTTTTGCCTTAAATAG
- a CDS encoding MFS transporter: MDKISISEIIDEIGLSKYTFKIYFLIGLALLFSGFDYMVVSYTMPQMTKEWALSKVQTGSLASWSLIGLMIGGIIGGVISDRIGRKKTLAFFCLVFSLLTFPIYFVHSFEAFAVLRILSGIGFGAIIPVAVTMLSESSPTKNRGYFTSSIMSFYVFGWVVAGIAAIYIVPTFGWRVCYLVGGLPIVYTFILLFLLPESCRWLLGKGREDEAIKEIKRMEITAKGRAKDYVSGSLASPPSPVKVGISAVFSADYRKTTMALWIIYFMGSVVIYGINGWLPTLLVGKGYGLVKGYSFAVLQNVFGMIGGIGTGYAADKIGRRLNVIFGWIFTAAAILLLGVALNQWQVVICGTLVGLAMNWGLSGTQPLLAEGYPTEFRTTGVSWAQAFGRVGGFLGPIVAGYVQQLGVGFTGIFIFFAIPAVIAAFVALFFITETKGKSIENIAGVKA; this comes from the coding sequence ATGGATAAAATATCAATCTCGGAGATTATCGACGAAATTGGTCTTTCTAAATATACCTTTAAAATTTATTTTCTAATAGGTCTTGCTCTGCTCTTCAGCGGGTTTGATTACATGGTTGTTTCTTATACGATGCCTCAAATGACCAAGGAATGGGCTTTATCAAAAGTTCAAACAGGAAGCCTGGCTTCCTGGAGCCTTATTGGTTTAATGATCGGAGGAATTATTGGAGGGGTGATTTCTGATCGTATCGGCAGAAAAAAGACACTGGCATTTTTTTGCTTAGTCTTTTCTTTGTTAACATTTCCCATTTATTTCGTGCATAGTTTTGAAGCTTTTGCTGTTCTGAGAATACTGAGCGGTATTGGTTTTGGTGCAATTATTCCAGTAGCCGTGACTATGTTGTCCGAAAGTTCACCAACTAAAAACAGAGGGTATTTTACCTCCTCAATTATGTCCTTCTATGTTTTTGGCTGGGTGGTGGCAGGAATCGCGGCTATATATATTGTTCCGACCTTCGGCTGGAGGGTTTGCTATCTAGTAGGGGGTTTACCGATCGTCTATACATTTATTCTGCTCTTCTTACTCCCGGAATCTTGCCGTTGGCTCTTAGGGAAAGGAAGGGAAGATGAAGCCATTAAGGAAATAAAACGTATGGAAATAACCGCCAAAGGAAGAGCAAAGGACTATGTTTCAGGTAGTTTGGCCTCACCACCTTCTCCGGTGAAGGTTGGTATAAGTGCTGTTTTCTCTGCAGACTATCGAAAAACAACGATGGCACTCTGGATTATATATTTTATGGGCTCAGTAGTTATCTATGGCATTAACGGCTGGCTGCCAACTCTACTCGTTGGCAAAGGTTATGGATTGGTGAAAGGATATTCTTTTGCTGTCTTGCAAAATGTTTTCGGAATGATTGGCGGCATTGGTACTGGTTATGCTGCAGACAAGATTGGACGAAGACTCAATGTAATTTTTGGCTGGATCTTTACTGCCGCAGCAATCCTGTTATTAGGAGTTGCTCTTAATCAATGGCAAGTTGTTATCTGTGGGACGCTGGTAGGCCTTGCGATGAATTGGGGACTTAGTGGTACACAGCCTCTCTTGGCGGAAGGGTACCCCACAGAATTTAGAACAACCGGTGTTTCTTGGGCCCAAGCCTTTGGGAGAGTCGGGGGTTTTTTGGGTCCCATCGTGGCAGGTTATGTTCAGCAGTTAGGGGTGGGCTTTACAGGTATCTTTATATTCTTTGCAATTCCGGCAGTCATTGCTGCTTTTGTTGCCTTGTTCTTTATTACCGAGACGAAAGGGAAAAGTATTGAAAATATTGCCGGAGTTAAGGCCTAA
- a CDS encoding MFS transporter gives MNKTSVSDIIDQLGISKYTLEIYILVGLALLFDGFDYMIVAYTMPQMAKEWILSKVQTGSLASWSLLGLMVGGLVSGLISDHIGRKKTLISFVALYSMLTFPIYFVHSFEAFAFLRICSGIGLGACIPIAVTLMSESAPTKNRGYFTSSLMAFYILGWVVAGIAAMFIVPKYGWRVCYLTGGIPALYAIVLLFKLNESLYWLMGRGLENEAIKVLKKMEIASNGVAPDWAPGSLAIPPSRPKVGMNAVFSVQYRRATLANWIIYFMGSVVIYGITGWLPSLLVGAGYSLIKGYSFAILQNLFSILGALCTGYIADLIGRKTNVALGWLFTALAVLFLGYATNEWQVVICSITVGIIMNWALSGTQPLLTEAYPTEFRNTGVAWTQAFGRMGGFLGPIAAGYIQEIGIGFTGTFIFFAIPALIAAIAAFFLVTETKGKSIENVAGAKV, from the coding sequence ATGAATAAAACTTCCGTTTCCGATATCATTGATCAGTTAGGAATCTCAAAATATACTCTAGAAATTTATATCCTGGTTGGCTTAGCTCTTCTTTTTGATGGATTTGATTATATGATCGTTGCCTATACTATGCCTCAAATGGCGAAGGAATGGATACTATCAAAAGTTCAGACAGGAAGCCTTGCCTCATGGAGCCTTTTAGGTTTAATGGTTGGTGGATTAGTTTCCGGGTTAATCTCTGATCACATTGGCAGGAAAAAAACATTGATAAGTTTTGTAGCACTTTACTCTATGCTTACCTTTCCAATATATTTTGTGCATAGTTTTGAAGCGTTTGCTTTTCTCAGAATCTGTAGCGGAATTGGTCTAGGCGCTTGCATCCCTATAGCTGTTACTTTGATGTCGGAAAGCGCCCCGACTAAAAATAGAGGTTATTTTACTTCGTCTTTAATGGCCTTTTATATTCTTGGCTGGGTCGTTGCCGGTATTGCGGCTATGTTTATTGTTCCGAAGTACGGTTGGAGAGTTTGTTACCTCACAGGCGGAATCCCAGCATTGTATGCCATAGTTTTACTATTTAAATTGAATGAATCATTATATTGGCTTATGGGAAGAGGACTGGAAAATGAGGCAATTAAAGTATTGAAAAAAATGGAGATAGCTTCTAATGGGGTTGCCCCTGATTGGGCTCCCGGAAGCCTGGCCATTCCGCCATCGCGCCCTAAAGTTGGTATGAATGCTGTTTTTTCCGTTCAATATCGCCGGGCAACATTAGCGAATTGGATTATATATTTTATGGGTTCCGTTGTTATATACGGCATCACAGGTTGGCTGCCATCGTTATTAGTGGGCGCAGGGTATAGCTTAATTAAAGGTTATTCATTTGCGATACTGCAAAATCTCTTTTCCATTCTAGGTGCTTTATGTACTGGCTATATTGCTGATCTTATTGGACGTAAAACAAATGTTGCTTTAGGTTGGCTATTTACCGCCTTAGCAGTTTTATTTTTAGGATATGCAACTAATGAATGGCAGGTAGTTATCTGCAGTATCACCGTCGGTATAATCATGAATTGGGCCTTGAGTGGAACTCAGCCTCTGCTGACAGAAGCCTATCCCACCGAATTTAGAAATACTGGTGTTGCCTGGACTCAAGCCTTTGGACGAATGGGTGGATTTCTTGGCCCAATTGCTGCGGGATACATTCAAGAAATAGGAATTGGCTTTACTGGTACTTTTATATTTTTTGCAATTCCAGCCTTAATTGCAGCAATCGCAGCTTTTTTCTTGGTTACGGAAACGAAAGGAAAAAGTATCGAAAATGTTGCTGGGGCTAAAGTTTAA
- a CDS encoding SulP family inorganic anion transporter produces MNLTRFRYIPIIGTLKNYKKEYFTKDLIAALTVAVVAIPQSMAYALIAGVNPVYGLYTAIISSILGSMFGSSKHLVTGPTNAICLLVAASMRNYMGLDNAYQMLFLMTLLVGALQMLYGIIKLGKVINFVSHSVIVGFTAGAGVLIALGQLNTILSISIKNSAQLPTMEKLYYVLTHISQTNYYALGLGLLTIAIILICKKINKNLPGALIGIVIPILIIVMFGLDQKGVKLTGAIPSSLPPFKMVQFSFDSLNKVFSGAVAISIIGLVEAISISKSIASTSRQKIDANQEFMGQGISNIISSFFQCFPSSGSFTRSAINYYNGAVTRMAAIMSGIVIAIVLLFFAPYAQYIPNPCLAGVILVTAYSLIDQEEIKRIVKLGKFSSDSLAMAITCLATILMPDLDYAIYSGIVISIILYLKDTNKAPVRLFIPILEEDSRISRQELEVIDNKTDLLIIQLEGHLYFGSAFDLEQKLDNLVGKAKLCILKMENVSSLDATAINALKIFIKSVKRYGGETIICGARPKINTILLKANLEKELERDYKFTLSEEEILNSVAITTENERTVLSCEKDNSVVNNFAYHLLQSVTNFNGGNSSNKKTTYLENSSVN; encoded by the coding sequence ATGAACCTAACGCGATTTCGCTATATTCCTATTATCGGGACGTTGAAAAATTATAAAAAAGAGTATTTTACAAAAGATTTGATTGCAGCCTTGACAGTCGCTGTGGTAGCGATTCCTCAGTCTATGGCTTATGCACTGATCGCGGGAGTAAACCCGGTATATGGGCTTTACACTGCGATAATTTCTTCGATTTTAGGTTCAATGTTTGGCAGTTCAAAACATTTAGTGACCGGACCTACCAATGCAATTTGTCTGCTGGTGGCAGCCAGTATGCGAAATTATATGGGGCTTGATAACGCCTATCAAATGCTCTTTCTTATGACACTTCTCGTTGGAGCTTTACAAATGTTGTATGGAATAATTAAGTTAGGAAAGGTTATTAATTTTGTATCACATAGTGTTATCGTCGGCTTTACTGCAGGTGCCGGAGTGTTAATTGCCCTTGGACAGTTGAACACCATTCTGAGCATTTCAATCAAAAATTCAGCCCAACTTCCGACAATGGAGAAACTCTACTATGTACTAACTCACATTAGCCAAACAAATTATTATGCTCTAGGTTTGGGATTATTGACGATTGCCATTATCTTGATCTGCAAAAAAATTAATAAAAACCTGCCTGGAGCGCTTATAGGCATTGTTATCCCAATTTTAATTATTGTCATGTTTGGTTTGGATCAAAAGGGTGTAAAGCTTACCGGCGCAATACCATCATCGTTGCCTCCTTTCAAGATGGTACAATTTAGTTTTGATTCTCTAAATAAAGTATTCAGTGGTGCAGTTGCAATTTCCATTATCGGATTGGTAGAAGCCATTTCTATCTCAAAATCTATTGCCAGTACCTCACGTCAAAAAATTGATGCTAATCAGGAATTTATGGGTCAAGGGATCTCAAATATTATATCCTCATTTTTTCAGTGTTTTCCTTCCTCAGGGTCTTTTACTCGCTCAGCTATCAACTACTATAACGGTGCAGTTACTCGCATGGCGGCAATTATGTCCGGCATAGTTATCGCTATTGTTCTTTTGTTTTTTGCACCTTATGCCCAATATATCCCGAATCCTTGCTTAGCGGGGGTAATATTGGTAACAGCTTATAGCTTAATAGACCAAGAAGAAATCAAGCGGATCGTAAAATTAGGGAAATTTAGCTCTGACTCCTTAGCTATGGCAATTACTTGTTTAGCGACAATCTTGATGCCTGATCTGGATTATGCCATTTATTCAGGTATTGTGATATCCATCATTCTCTATTTAAAGGATACTAATAAAGCACCGGTCCGATTGTTCATTCCAATACTGGAAGAAGATTCAAGAATAAGCCGTCAAGAGCTTGAGGTTATTGATAACAAAACTGACTTGCTGATAATTCAATTGGAAGGACACTTATATTTTGGTTCAGCCTTCGACTTAGAGCAAAAACTTGATAATTTGGTTGGCAAAGCAAAGTTATGTATCCTGAAGATGGAAAATGTCAGTTCGCTGGATGCTACAGCTATAAATGCCTTAAAGATTTTTATTAAGTCTGTTAAGAGATATGGCGGAGAGACAATAATTTGCGGAGCAAGGCCAAAGATAAACACAATACTCTTAAAAGCAAATCTTGAAAAAGAACTTGAAAGGGACTATAAATTTACATTATCCGAAGAAGAGATCCTAAACTCTGTTGCAATAACGACTGAGAATGAAAGAACTGTACTCTCATGTGAAAAAGATAACTCAGTCGTAAATAATTTTGCTTATCATCTTTTACAATCCGTCACTAATTTTAACGGAGGGAATAGTTCCAACAAAAAAACGACGTATCTGGAAAATTCAAGTGTCAATTAA
- a CDS encoding CaiB/BaiF CoA transferase family protein, with protein sequence MERWKEIERIPAPVIVPTYGPLTGMRVLMTGSIVAAPFSASLLAEYGAEVIHIERPKVGDPYREQAPVVKHGDKRVSAGWIQEARNKLSLTLEINFRIPESREIFLSLIKNCDVWVENMVWTEKLGITEKMLLEVNPKLVIAHISGFGRPQFGGVPSECDRPSYDPIGQAEGGYMYVNGFPEPSPPSHAATFINDYLTAMFAVNGILMAYIHAQKTGQGQAVDIAQIEAMSKVLNDTFVQYFLLGKVRERKGNKVAIFQPGNLFKTIDNKYLYIGAYGPAVYGRFIKALGLDLDKYSHEAAGGSVEAINSELGLELNQIATEWVAAREAEKAKEYLLNLKVPCGIVRTSAELADSEHYEKRGNFVQYVDETLEETVKAFGFCPKMSATPAQVWRGAPKIGQDTEVILHTILGYSESEIVDFKEKGVI encoded by the coding sequence ATGGAGCGATGGAAGGAAATTGAGAGAATTCCAGCCCCGGTTATTGTACCGACCTATGGGCCTTTGACAGGCATGCGAGTCTTGATGACCGGCAGCATTGTGGCAGCGCCATTTAGCGCTTCCTTACTGGCTGAATACGGTGCGGAGGTCATTCATATTGAACGTCCTAAGGTAGGTGATCCGTATCGTGAACAGGCTCCAGTTGTCAAGCACGGTGATAAGAGGGTGAGTGCCGGATGGATTCAGGAGGCTAGAAATAAACTGAGTCTGACGTTGGAAATTAACTTCAGAATTCCAGAAAGTCGGGAAATTTTCCTCTCATTAATTAAGAATTGTGATGTCTGGGTAGAGAATATGGTCTGGACCGAAAAATTAGGAATAACAGAAAAGATGCTCTTAGAAGTCAACCCTAAGCTAGTGATTGCCCACATAAGTGGTTTTGGCAGGCCGCAATTCGGTGGTGTTCCTTCGGAATGTGACAGACCTTCTTATGATCCTATTGGTCAAGCAGAGGGAGGTTACATGTATGTCAATGGTTTCCCTGAACCTTCGCCTCCATCTCATGCCGCAACCTTTATTAATGATTATTTGACTGCTATGTTTGCAGTCAACGGTATCCTTATGGCCTATATTCACGCGCAAAAAACCGGTCAAGGTCAAGCTGTTGATATTGCGCAAATCGAGGCCATGAGCAAAGTACTTAATGATACGTTTGTACAATATTTTCTGTTGGGTAAGGTTAGAGAGAGGAAGGGTAATAAGGTTGCTATTTTCCAACCGGGAAACCTTTTTAAAACTATAGATAATAAATACTTATATATTGGCGCCTATGGCCCGGCAGTTTATGGTCGATTCATTAAGGCTCTGGGGCTGGATTTGGACAAATATTCTCATGAAGCGGCTGGCGGTTCCGTTGAAGCCATCAATTCCGAGTTGGGTTTGGAGTTAAATCAGATAGCCACGGAATGGGTTGCAGCAAGAGAGGCTGAAAAGGCTAAGGAATATTTACTGAATTTAAAGGTGCCCTGCGGAATCGTCCGAACTTCAGCGGAACTTGCTGACAGTGAACATTATGAAAAGAGAGGCAACTTCGTCCAATATGTTGATGAGACTCTCGAAGAAACTGTGAAAGCATTTGGATTCTGCCCGAAGATGAGTGCAACACCCGCTCAAGTATGGCGTGGAGCCCCGAAGATAGGTCAGGATACGGAAGTGATTCTTCATACCATCCTTGGTTATAGTGAGAGTGAAATTGTCGATTTTAAAGAAAAAGGTGTTATTTAG
- a CDS encoding universal stress protein, which yields MNDSQFNVLLYSDGSHQAFSAAVYTATLLENMPDMHLTVLRVIDNSEAPAFKAYDWTDTWPGTPTSEWMKHVLSDSDSETEREYHMILRKTNQIFFNQGYNVVHKEIYTKGSGDNAADTTHIEDVILEYAHTNCFDLIIIGTRGLSSLKGLIFGSLAHNLLTKSTIPVMLIKKLPQEFIDSYLENKEDKVSI from the coding sequence ATGAATGATTCTCAGTTTAATGTACTTCTTTACTCCGATGGTTCACATCAGGCGTTTTCGGCGGCCGTTTATACAGCCACATTATTAGAAAATATGCCAGACATGCATTTAACCGTTTTACGAGTTATTGATAATTCGGAAGCACCAGCATTTAAAGCTTATGATTGGACTGACACTTGGCCTGGAACACCTACCTCGGAATGGATGAAGCACGTGCTTTCGGATTCGGACAGTGAAACTGAGAGAGAATATCATATGATCCTTCGTAAAACCAACCAAATTTTCTTTAATCAAGGATATAACGTTGTTCATAAAGAAATATATACTAAAGGCTCTGGAGATAATGCTGCGGATACTACTCACATTGAAGATGTTATTCTTGAATATGCACATACTAATTGCTTTGACTTAATAATTATTGGTACTCGTGGATTATCAAGTTTAAAAGGCTTAATTTTTGGCAGCTTAGCTCATAATTTGCTCACTAAGTCTACAATACCTGTGATGCTTATAAAAAAACTCCCACAAGAATTTATTGACAGTTACTTAGAAAACAAGGAAGACAAAGTATCTATTTAA
- a CDS encoding sigma 54-interacting transcriptional regulator, whose product MLTEIIVTSPDKEVTQIVEKVQRDLNINVSIVEISFESAVSLVKDIISQDPNRIKVVLSGGATLELLRQALPSTPMISIHPTEWDIVLALDLARTFGKELGLFVAGTEDPKIIKKLSTVLGLAVKIYVYRTWEELEDQMKRARRDRIQVVLGVGEKIQDLVNQFGLHFVSVSAGEKTIKNALIHAKAFLEAKIRPKLNIEHLKEISLYTHEGIIVVNEENVIEVFNSAASKLFGLSSEEVIGKSLNDMSNCRCLAGIFDGPEKRLGYIYQAFNGSVLVNKFPIIEHSSIKGILVTCMEMSKVQEELKYKKDLLAKGFIAKYSFSDIIFVNNKMGSTIEKAKKFSNTDCPVLIRGESGTGKELLAQSMHNEHHLRCNGPFIAVNCASFDDNLFKSELFGYTEGSFTGAIKGGKPGLIELANGGTLFLDEIGKMKFEQQGNLLRVLQEKEVRRIGSDRVIPVDVRVIAASNEDLGEMVKKGTFREDLYFRLSVLKIMIPPLRERREDIPCQVTFFLKKYSAKYNKEIYSVPVYVYNKISKMEWPGNSRQLEHLVERCIVLASHEKDASNIMMELLEEEFGETSLPTDSEDCTQDKISVCVSTLAEMNSEIVRRMRAKAKLSNSELALKLGISRPTLSKMLNYS is encoded by the coding sequence ATGCTTACCGAAATTATCGTTACTTCTCCAGATAAAGAAGTAACCCAAATTGTTGAAAAAGTTCAAAGGGACCTTAATATAAATGTCTCAATTGTAGAAATTTCCTTTGAATCAGCAGTAAGTTTGGTCAAGGATATTATATCTCAAGACCCTAATCGAATAAAAGTAGTCTTAAGTGGGGGAGCCACTCTGGAGCTTTTGCGGCAAGCTTTACCCTCTACTCCAATGATCAGTATTCATCCCACCGAGTGGGATATAGTTTTGGCCCTTGATTTAGCAAGAACTTTTGGTAAAGAATTAGGATTGTTTGTCGCCGGAACTGAGGATCCTAAGATTATTAAAAAACTCAGCACTGTTCTTGGCCTTGCCGTTAAAATTTATGTTTATAGGACTTGGGAAGAACTAGAGGATCAGATGAAAAGAGCACGTCGGGATAGGATACAGGTAGTTTTGGGAGTAGGCGAGAAGATTCAAGATTTAGTTAACCAATTCGGATTACATTTTGTCTCTGTTTCGGCGGGAGAAAAAACCATTAAAAATGCCTTGATTCATGCCAAAGCGTTTCTAGAAGCCAAGATTCGTCCAAAACTTAATATTGAGCATCTTAAAGAAATATCATTATATACCCATGAGGGTATTATCGTGGTTAACGAAGAGAATGTGATAGAGGTTTTCAATTCTGCAGCATCCAAGTTATTTGGTTTAAGTTCGGAAGAAGTCATTGGTAAATCTCTAAATGATATGAGCAACTGTCGTTGTTTGGCGGGAATTTTTGATGGGCCGGAGAAAAGGCTCGGGTATATTTATCAAGCATTTAATGGCAGCGTGTTAGTCAATAAGTTTCCAATTATTGAACATTCATCGATTAAGGGAATTTTAGTTACCTGTATGGAGATGAGTAAGGTTCAAGAAGAACTAAAGTACAAAAAAGATTTATTAGCCAAGGGATTTATAGCTAAATATAGTTTTAGTGATATTATTTTCGTCAACAATAAAATGGGTTCAACGATTGAAAAAGCAAAAAAGTTCTCAAATACCGATTGCCCGGTTCTTATTCGAGGTGAGAGCGGCACTGGTAAAGAGTTGCTGGCTCAAAGTATGCATAATGAACATCATTTGAGATGTAACGGTCCGTTTATTGCCGTAAATTGCGCATCCTTTGATGATAATTTATTTAAGAGTGAACTGTTTGGTTATACCGAAGGTTCTTTCACCGGTGCTATAAAAGGAGGGAAACCAGGGCTAATAGAATTAGCGAATGGCGGAACTTTATTTTTGGATGAGATTGGCAAAATGAAATTTGAACAGCAAGGGAACCTTCTGCGTGTATTACAAGAAAAAGAAGTTCGGCGTATAGGAAGCGATCGGGTGATTCCTGTGGATGTCCGGGTTATTGCTGCCTCAAATGAGGATCTGGGTGAAATGGTAAAAAAAGGTACATTTCGCGAGGATTTGTATTTCCGTTTAAGTGTATTAAAAATCATGATACCACCTTTACGTGAAAGAAGAGAGGATATTCCCTGTCAAGTGACGTTCTTTTTAAAGAAGTATTCTGCCAAGTATAATAAGGAGATCTATTCTGTCCCAGTTTATGTTTATAATAAGATTTCCAAAATGGAGTGGCCCGGTAACAGCAGACAGCTTGAACATTTAGTTGAACGATGCATTGTTCTGGCAAGTCATGAAAAAGATGCATCAAATATTATGATGGAACTTTTAGAAGAGGAATTTGGGGAAACTAGTTTACCTACTGATTCAGAGGATTGTACTCAAGATAAAATCAGTGTTTGTGTAAGTACGTTGGCTGAAATGAATTCTGAAATAGTTAGAAGGATGAGAGCAAAAGCAAAATTAAGCAACAGTGAATTAGCCCTTAAACTCGGTATCAGCAGACCTACTCTTTCAAAGATGCTCAATTATAGTTAA